A region from the Paraburkholderia youngii genome encodes:
- a CDS encoding organic hydroperoxide resistance protein, translating to MNILYKASATSTGGRDGRAISSDNALDVKLAAPRELGGNGAVGTNPEQLFAAGYSACFLSAMKFVAGQRKQALPADTQVSADVGIGPNDKGGFALDIDLRISLPGLAAQAAKELVDAAHQVCPYSNATRNNVAVRLHVA from the coding sequence ATGAACATCCTCTACAAGGCAAGCGCAACGAGCACCGGTGGCCGCGACGGCCGCGCCATATCGTCGGACAATGCATTGGACGTGAAGCTGGCCGCGCCGCGTGAGCTCGGTGGCAATGGCGCGGTGGGCACGAATCCCGAACAGCTGTTTGCGGCCGGCTACTCGGCCTGTTTCCTGAGCGCCATGAAGTTCGTCGCCGGCCAGCGCAAGCAGGCCCTGCCGGCCGACACACAGGTTTCCGCCGACGTCGGCATCGGCCCGAACGACAAGGGCGGCTTCGCGCTCGACATCGATCTGCGTATCTCGCTGCCGGGGCTCGCTGCGCAAGCAGCGAAGGAACTGGTGGACGCAGCACACCAGGTCTGCCCGTACTCGAACGCCACGCGTAACAACGTCGCGGTTCGTCTGCACGTCGCTTGA